A window of the Juglans microcarpa x Juglans regia isolate MS1-56 chromosome 5D, Jm3101_v1.0, whole genome shotgun sequence genome harbors these coding sequences:
- the LOC121265365 gene encoding uncharacterized protein LOC121265365 isoform X1 produces the protein MDQPNEDQEEPPIAELLGVKKKKKKNKNKTGVSSPRMRTTTGVKANKKKGGPAVVDSAAQYPTGSAEDCCDAPKVTVLKFDNSAENHFRAIDAISQLCGELKDGALEEQEIQQLSSSITFLREWKYFNYEPKIVRFASAVGSIERKDVVSGIELPQLSSAAVPKNEEPSGGAATHAESSGSGCSKDFVIHVGGHVWALDWCPRVHESPECPIKCEFVAVATHPPRSSYHKIGAPLTGRGVVQIWGLLNVSMNEDEVPPPAEKPKRGPKNSRDMKDKSTVSKRPRGRPRKKPEEDNVAITTQKRPRGRPRKNLIEKSPDNLDCSEQCVQALAVQFPEDSSDFLAIDGVLGDTQEHAIQEDSGKKQKSYKQAASKCNPTLETPLKCRRLKNKKRTRSCSDDTSPLLLELIEDMGSSVVNQIQAEPAANVNFSHNDSLEISSADCLIPNDVALPRVVFCLAHNGKVAWDAKWRPSDACDSIKMGYLAVLLGNGSLEVWDVPLPRTVKVIYSSDHPEGTDPRFVKLDPVFRCSMLKGGGTQSIPLTVEWSASPPHDLILAGCHDGTVALWKFSASNSSKDTRPLLCFSADTVPIRALAWAPVESDPESANVILTAGHGGLKFWDLRDPFRPLWDLHPVPRIIYSLDWLPDPRCVILSFDDGTMRTLSLLKAAYDVPVTGKPFGGTKQQGLHSYYCSSFAIWSVQVSRLTGMVAYCSADGTVLRFQLTSKAVDKDHSRNRTPHFLCGSLTEEESAITINTPVPNSPFPLKKSLNKSGDTPVSMREFSLEPRVKTASDKVANGPSTDAQTLALCYGDDPSTESGPVEALRHPKSKKRPKKSSSEKIPADGQALVCRDEEPPKTQRKEHVKVEARAIEAFPPKIVAVHRVRWNMNKGSERWLCYGGAAGVVRCQEIVLSDVDKKLTMKR, from the exons atggatcAACCAAACGAGGACCAAGAGGAACCTCCAATTGCGGAGCTATTGGgcgtgaagaagaagaagaagaagaataagaataaaacgGGGGTTTCTTCGCCGAGGATGAGAACGACAACCGGAGTAAAAGCAAATAAGAAGAAGGGCGGTCCCGCTGTAGTGGACTCCGCAGCACAGTATCCTACGGGCTCCGCAGAGGATTGCTGCGATGCCCCTAAGGTTACGGTTTTGAAGTTCGATAATTCGGCGGAGAATCACTTCAGGGCCATCGACGCGATTTCTCAGCTCTGTGGAGAGCTTAAAGACGGTGCTCTTGAAGAACAAGAAATTCAGCAACTGTCCTCCTCAATCACTTTCTTAAG AGAATGGAAGTATTTTAATTACGAACCAAAAATCGTCAGGTTCGCTTCTGCAGTAGGAAGCATTGAAAGGAAAGATGTTGTTAGCGGAATAGAGTTGCCTCAACTATCTTCTGCAGCTGTTCCTAAG AATGAGGAACCTTCTGGGGGTGCTGCTACACATGCGGAATCATCCGG ATCTGGCTGCAGCAAAGACTTTGTTATTCATGTTGGAGGGCATGTTTGGGCTTTGGATTGGTGTCCTAGAGTTCATGAAAGCCCCGAGTGTCCTATCAAATGTGAG TTTGTAGCTGTTGCTACTCATCCTCCTAGATCTTCATATCACAAGATAGGCGCCCCTCTTACCGGTAGAGGTGTCGTTCAGATATGGGGTCTCCTAAATGTCAGCATGAATGAGGATGAGGTGCCACCTCCAGCAGAAAAGCCAAAACGGGGGCCTAAAAATAGTAGGGACATGAAGGACAAATCGACTGTATCAAAGAGGCCCAGAGGAAGACCTAGAAAGAAGCCAGAAGAAGACAATGTGGCGATAACAACTCAAAAGAGGCCCAGAGGAAGACCTAGAAAGAATTTGATAGAAAAATCTCCTGATAATTTGGATTGCAGTGAGCAGTGTGTTCAAGCCCTTGCTGTTCAATTCCCAGAAGATTCGTCAGATTTTCTTGCCATAGATGGGGTTCTTGGGGACACTCAAGAACATGCTATACAAGAAGACAgcggaaaaaaacaaaaaagttacaAGCAAGCTGCATCTAAGTGTAACCCAACACTTGAAACTCCTCTGAAGTGCAGaagattgaaaaataagaaaaggacACGGAGTTGCAGTGATGATACAAGTCCACTGTTGTTGGAACTAATTGAAGACATGGGATCTTCTGTTGTGAATCAAATACAAGCGGAACCTGCAGCAAATGTTAATTTCTCACACAATGATTCCTTGGAAATTAGCTCTGCTGATTGCTTGATTCCAAATGATGTTGCTTTGCCAAGAGTTGTATTTTGCCTAGCTCACAATGGGAAGGTTGCATGGGATGCCAAATGGCGGCCTTCCGATGCATGCGATTCTATTAAGATGGGTTATCTTGCTGTCTTGTTGGGGAATGGATCTCTGGAAGT GTGGGATGTCCCTCTTCCTCGTACCGTGAAAGTTATATATTCTTCAGACCATCCAGAGGGCACTGATCCTCGTTTTGTGAAATTGGATCCTGTATTCAGATGCTCAATGTTGAAAGGTGGCGGCACACAGAG CATCCCTCTGACAGTGGAGTGGTCGGCTTCACCCCCTCATGATCTCATTCTTGCTGGATGCCATGATGGAACa GTTGCTTTATGGAAGTTTTCTGCAAGCAATTCATCTAAAG ATACGAGGCCATTGCTTTGCTTCAGTGCAGACACAGTTCCTATAAGAGCACTCGCCTGGGCTCCAGTTGAAAG TGATCCAGAGAGTGCAAATGTTATACTTACTGCTGGACATGGAGGCCTAAAGTTTTGGGACTTACG GGATCCATTCCGACCTTTGTGGGACCTCCACCCTGTGCCAAGGATCATATATAGTCTGGATTGGCTACCAGATCCAAG ATGTGTTATTCTATCCTTCGATGACGGAACAATGAGAACCCTCAGCTTGCTTAAGGCAGCATATGATGTTCCTGTCACTGGAAAGCCCTTTGGTGGGACGAAACAACAAGGATTGCACAGTTATTACTGTTCATCATTTGCTATCTGGAGTGTTCAAGTGTCAAGACTAACAG GTATGGTGGCATATTGCAGTGCAGATGGTACTGTTCTCCGTTTTCAG CTTACATCCAAAGCAGTGGACAAAGATCATTCACGAAATCGGACACCACATTTTCTCTGTGGGTCACTGACAGAAGAGGAATCGGCTATAACAATCAATACTCCAGTACCAAATTCCCCTTTCCCATTGAAGAAGTCACTTAACAAAAGTGGGGACACTCCAGTATCCATGCGGGAGTTTTCATTGGAGCCACGAGTGAAAACAGCAAGTGATAAGGTGGCAAACGGTCCTAGTACAGATGCTCAGACTTTAG CCCTTTGTTATGGCGATGACCCAAGTACAGAATCTGGACCCGTGGAAGCCTTGAGGCATCCCAAGAGCAAAAAGAGACCAAAGAAGAGTAGCAGTGAGAAAATTCCAGCAGATGGCCAAGCCTTGGTATGCAGAGATGAAGAGCCACCAAAAACGCAgcggaaagaacacgtaaaagtGGAAGCTCGGGCAATTGAAGCTTTCCCTCCAAAAATTGTAGCAGTGCATAGGGTGAGATGGAACATGAACAAGGGTAGTGAGAGATGGCTGTGCTATGGTGGAGCGGCTGGAGTTGTACGTTGTCAGGAGATTGTTTTGTCAGACGTTGATAAGAAATTGACCATGAAGAGATGA
- the LOC121265365 gene encoding uncharacterized protein LOC121265365 isoform X2: MDQPNEDQEEPPIAELLGVKKKKKKNKNKTGVSSPRMRTTTGVKANKKKGGPAVVDSAAQYPTGSAEDCCDAPKVTVLKFDNSAENHFRAIDAISQLCGELKDGALEEQEIQQLSSSITFLRFASAVGSIERKDVVSGIELPQLSSAAVPKNEEPSGGAATHAESSGSGCSKDFVIHVGGHVWALDWCPRVHESPECPIKCEFVAVATHPPRSSYHKIGAPLTGRGVVQIWGLLNVSMNEDEVPPPAEKPKRGPKNSRDMKDKSTVSKRPRGRPRKKPEEDNVAITTQKRPRGRPRKNLIEKSPDNLDCSEQCVQALAVQFPEDSSDFLAIDGVLGDTQEHAIQEDSGKKQKSYKQAASKCNPTLETPLKCRRLKNKKRTRSCSDDTSPLLLELIEDMGSSVVNQIQAEPAANVNFSHNDSLEISSADCLIPNDVALPRVVFCLAHNGKVAWDAKWRPSDACDSIKMGYLAVLLGNGSLEVWDVPLPRTVKVIYSSDHPEGTDPRFVKLDPVFRCSMLKGGGTQSIPLTVEWSASPPHDLILAGCHDGTVALWKFSASNSSKDTRPLLCFSADTVPIRALAWAPVESDPESANVILTAGHGGLKFWDLRDPFRPLWDLHPVPRIIYSLDWLPDPRCVILSFDDGTMRTLSLLKAAYDVPVTGKPFGGTKQQGLHSYYCSSFAIWSVQVSRLTGMVAYCSADGTVLRFQLTSKAVDKDHSRNRTPHFLCGSLTEEESAITINTPVPNSPFPLKKSLNKSGDTPVSMREFSLEPRVKTASDKVANGPSTDAQTLALCYGDDPSTESGPVEALRHPKSKKRPKKSSSEKIPADGQALVCRDEEPPKTQRKEHVKVEARAIEAFPPKIVAVHRVRWNMNKGSERWLCYGGAAGVVRCQEIVLSDVDKKLTMKR, encoded by the exons atggatcAACCAAACGAGGACCAAGAGGAACCTCCAATTGCGGAGCTATTGGgcgtgaagaagaagaagaagaagaataagaataaaacgGGGGTTTCTTCGCCGAGGATGAGAACGACAACCGGAGTAAAAGCAAATAAGAAGAAGGGCGGTCCCGCTGTAGTGGACTCCGCAGCACAGTATCCTACGGGCTCCGCAGAGGATTGCTGCGATGCCCCTAAGGTTACGGTTTTGAAGTTCGATAATTCGGCGGAGAATCACTTCAGGGCCATCGACGCGATTTCTCAGCTCTGTGGAGAGCTTAAAGACGGTGCTCTTGAAGAACAAGAAATTCAGCAACTGTCCTCCTCAATCACTTTCTTAAG GTTCGCTTCTGCAGTAGGAAGCATTGAAAGGAAAGATGTTGTTAGCGGAATAGAGTTGCCTCAACTATCTTCTGCAGCTGTTCCTAAG AATGAGGAACCTTCTGGGGGTGCTGCTACACATGCGGAATCATCCGG ATCTGGCTGCAGCAAAGACTTTGTTATTCATGTTGGAGGGCATGTTTGGGCTTTGGATTGGTGTCCTAGAGTTCATGAAAGCCCCGAGTGTCCTATCAAATGTGAG TTTGTAGCTGTTGCTACTCATCCTCCTAGATCTTCATATCACAAGATAGGCGCCCCTCTTACCGGTAGAGGTGTCGTTCAGATATGGGGTCTCCTAAATGTCAGCATGAATGAGGATGAGGTGCCACCTCCAGCAGAAAAGCCAAAACGGGGGCCTAAAAATAGTAGGGACATGAAGGACAAATCGACTGTATCAAAGAGGCCCAGAGGAAGACCTAGAAAGAAGCCAGAAGAAGACAATGTGGCGATAACAACTCAAAAGAGGCCCAGAGGAAGACCTAGAAAGAATTTGATAGAAAAATCTCCTGATAATTTGGATTGCAGTGAGCAGTGTGTTCAAGCCCTTGCTGTTCAATTCCCAGAAGATTCGTCAGATTTTCTTGCCATAGATGGGGTTCTTGGGGACACTCAAGAACATGCTATACAAGAAGACAgcggaaaaaaacaaaaaagttacaAGCAAGCTGCATCTAAGTGTAACCCAACACTTGAAACTCCTCTGAAGTGCAGaagattgaaaaataagaaaaggacACGGAGTTGCAGTGATGATACAAGTCCACTGTTGTTGGAACTAATTGAAGACATGGGATCTTCTGTTGTGAATCAAATACAAGCGGAACCTGCAGCAAATGTTAATTTCTCACACAATGATTCCTTGGAAATTAGCTCTGCTGATTGCTTGATTCCAAATGATGTTGCTTTGCCAAGAGTTGTATTTTGCCTAGCTCACAATGGGAAGGTTGCATGGGATGCCAAATGGCGGCCTTCCGATGCATGCGATTCTATTAAGATGGGTTATCTTGCTGTCTTGTTGGGGAATGGATCTCTGGAAGT GTGGGATGTCCCTCTTCCTCGTACCGTGAAAGTTATATATTCTTCAGACCATCCAGAGGGCACTGATCCTCGTTTTGTGAAATTGGATCCTGTATTCAGATGCTCAATGTTGAAAGGTGGCGGCACACAGAG CATCCCTCTGACAGTGGAGTGGTCGGCTTCACCCCCTCATGATCTCATTCTTGCTGGATGCCATGATGGAACa GTTGCTTTATGGAAGTTTTCTGCAAGCAATTCATCTAAAG ATACGAGGCCATTGCTTTGCTTCAGTGCAGACACAGTTCCTATAAGAGCACTCGCCTGGGCTCCAGTTGAAAG TGATCCAGAGAGTGCAAATGTTATACTTACTGCTGGACATGGAGGCCTAAAGTTTTGGGACTTACG GGATCCATTCCGACCTTTGTGGGACCTCCACCCTGTGCCAAGGATCATATATAGTCTGGATTGGCTACCAGATCCAAG ATGTGTTATTCTATCCTTCGATGACGGAACAATGAGAACCCTCAGCTTGCTTAAGGCAGCATATGATGTTCCTGTCACTGGAAAGCCCTTTGGTGGGACGAAACAACAAGGATTGCACAGTTATTACTGTTCATCATTTGCTATCTGGAGTGTTCAAGTGTCAAGACTAACAG GTATGGTGGCATATTGCAGTGCAGATGGTACTGTTCTCCGTTTTCAG CTTACATCCAAAGCAGTGGACAAAGATCATTCACGAAATCGGACACCACATTTTCTCTGTGGGTCACTGACAGAAGAGGAATCGGCTATAACAATCAATACTCCAGTACCAAATTCCCCTTTCCCATTGAAGAAGTCACTTAACAAAAGTGGGGACACTCCAGTATCCATGCGGGAGTTTTCATTGGAGCCACGAGTGAAAACAGCAAGTGATAAGGTGGCAAACGGTCCTAGTACAGATGCTCAGACTTTAG CCCTTTGTTATGGCGATGACCCAAGTACAGAATCTGGACCCGTGGAAGCCTTGAGGCATCCCAAGAGCAAAAAGAGACCAAAGAAGAGTAGCAGTGAGAAAATTCCAGCAGATGGCCAAGCCTTGGTATGCAGAGATGAAGAGCCACCAAAAACGCAgcggaaagaacacgtaaaagtGGAAGCTCGGGCAATTGAAGCTTTCCCTCCAAAAATTGTAGCAGTGCATAGGGTGAGATGGAACATGAACAAGGGTAGTGAGAGATGGCTGTGCTATGGTGGAGCGGCTGGAGTTGTACGTTGTCAGGAGATTGTTTTGTCAGACGTTGATAAGAAATTGACCATGAAGAGATGA
- the LOC121265365 gene encoding uncharacterized protein LOC121265365 isoform X3 produces MRNLLGVLLHMRNHPDLAAAKTLLFMLEGMFGLWIGVLEFMKAPSVLSNFVAVATHPPRSSYHKIGAPLTGRGVVQIWGLLNVSMNEDEVPPPAEKPKRGPKNSRDMKDKSTVSKRPRGRPRKKPEEDNVAITTQKRPRGRPRKNLIEKSPDNLDCSEQCVQALAVQFPEDSSDFLAIDGVLGDTQEHAIQEDSGKKQKSYKQAASKCNPTLETPLKCRRLKNKKRTRSCSDDTSPLLLELIEDMGSSVVNQIQAEPAANVNFSHNDSLEISSADCLIPNDVALPRVVFCLAHNGKVAWDAKWRPSDACDSIKMGYLAVLLGNGSLEVWDVPLPRTVKVIYSSDHPEGTDPRFVKLDPVFRCSMLKGGGTQSIPLTVEWSASPPHDLILAGCHDGTVALWKFSASNSSKDTRPLLCFSADTVPIRALAWAPVESDPESANVILTAGHGGLKFWDLRDPFRPLWDLHPVPRIIYSLDWLPDPRCVILSFDDGTMRTLSLLKAAYDVPVTGKPFGGTKQQGLHSYYCSSFAIWSVQVSRLTGMVAYCSADGTVLRFQLTSKAVDKDHSRNRTPHFLCGSLTEEESAITINTPVPNSPFPLKKSLNKSGDTPVSMREFSLEPRVKTASDKVANGPSTDAQTLALCYGDDPSTESGPVEALRHPKSKKRPKKSSSEKIPADGQALVCRDEEPPKTQRKEHVKVEARAIEAFPPKIVAVHRVRWNMNKGSERWLCYGGAAGVVRCQEIVLSDVDKKLTMKR; encoded by the exons ATGAGGAACCTTCTGGGGGTGCTGCTACACATGCGGAATCATCCGG ATCTGGCTGCAGCAAAGACTTTGTTATTCATGTTGGAGGGCATGTTTGGGCTTTGGATTGGTGTCCTAGAGTTCATGAAAGCCCCGAGTGTCCTATCAAAT TTTGTAGCTGTTGCTACTCATCCTCCTAGATCTTCATATCACAAGATAGGCGCCCCTCTTACCGGTAGAGGTGTCGTTCAGATATGGGGTCTCCTAAATGTCAGCATGAATGAGGATGAGGTGCCACCTCCAGCAGAAAAGCCAAAACGGGGGCCTAAAAATAGTAGGGACATGAAGGACAAATCGACTGTATCAAAGAGGCCCAGAGGAAGACCTAGAAAGAAGCCAGAAGAAGACAATGTGGCGATAACAACTCAAAAGAGGCCCAGAGGAAGACCTAGAAAGAATTTGATAGAAAAATCTCCTGATAATTTGGATTGCAGTGAGCAGTGTGTTCAAGCCCTTGCTGTTCAATTCCCAGAAGATTCGTCAGATTTTCTTGCCATAGATGGGGTTCTTGGGGACACTCAAGAACATGCTATACAAGAAGACAgcggaaaaaaacaaaaaagttacaAGCAAGCTGCATCTAAGTGTAACCCAACACTTGAAACTCCTCTGAAGTGCAGaagattgaaaaataagaaaaggacACGGAGTTGCAGTGATGATACAAGTCCACTGTTGTTGGAACTAATTGAAGACATGGGATCTTCTGTTGTGAATCAAATACAAGCGGAACCTGCAGCAAATGTTAATTTCTCACACAATGATTCCTTGGAAATTAGCTCTGCTGATTGCTTGATTCCAAATGATGTTGCTTTGCCAAGAGTTGTATTTTGCCTAGCTCACAATGGGAAGGTTGCATGGGATGCCAAATGGCGGCCTTCCGATGCATGCGATTCTATTAAGATGGGTTATCTTGCTGTCTTGTTGGGGAATGGATCTCTGGAAGT GTGGGATGTCCCTCTTCCTCGTACCGTGAAAGTTATATATTCTTCAGACCATCCAGAGGGCACTGATCCTCGTTTTGTGAAATTGGATCCTGTATTCAGATGCTCAATGTTGAAAGGTGGCGGCACACAGAG CATCCCTCTGACAGTGGAGTGGTCGGCTTCACCCCCTCATGATCTCATTCTTGCTGGATGCCATGATGGAACa GTTGCTTTATGGAAGTTTTCTGCAAGCAATTCATCTAAAG ATACGAGGCCATTGCTTTGCTTCAGTGCAGACACAGTTCCTATAAGAGCACTCGCCTGGGCTCCAGTTGAAAG TGATCCAGAGAGTGCAAATGTTATACTTACTGCTGGACATGGAGGCCTAAAGTTTTGGGACTTACG GGATCCATTCCGACCTTTGTGGGACCTCCACCCTGTGCCAAGGATCATATATAGTCTGGATTGGCTACCAGATCCAAG ATGTGTTATTCTATCCTTCGATGACGGAACAATGAGAACCCTCAGCTTGCTTAAGGCAGCATATGATGTTCCTGTCACTGGAAAGCCCTTTGGTGGGACGAAACAACAAGGATTGCACAGTTATTACTGTTCATCATTTGCTATCTGGAGTGTTCAAGTGTCAAGACTAACAG GTATGGTGGCATATTGCAGTGCAGATGGTACTGTTCTCCGTTTTCAG CTTACATCCAAAGCAGTGGACAAAGATCATTCACGAAATCGGACACCACATTTTCTCTGTGGGTCACTGACAGAAGAGGAATCGGCTATAACAATCAATACTCCAGTACCAAATTCCCCTTTCCCATTGAAGAAGTCACTTAACAAAAGTGGGGACACTCCAGTATCCATGCGGGAGTTTTCATTGGAGCCACGAGTGAAAACAGCAAGTGATAAGGTGGCAAACGGTCCTAGTACAGATGCTCAGACTTTAG CCCTTTGTTATGGCGATGACCCAAGTACAGAATCTGGACCCGTGGAAGCCTTGAGGCATCCCAAGAGCAAAAAGAGACCAAAGAAGAGTAGCAGTGAGAAAATTCCAGCAGATGGCCAAGCCTTGGTATGCAGAGATGAAGAGCCACCAAAAACGCAgcggaaagaacacgtaaaagtGGAAGCTCGGGCAATTGAAGCTTTCCCTCCAAAAATTGTAGCAGTGCATAGGGTGAGATGGAACATGAACAAGGGTAGTGAGAGATGGCTGTGCTATGGTGGAGCGGCTGGAGTTGTACGTTGTCAGGAGATTGTTTTGTCAGACGTTGATAAGAAATTGACCATGAAGAGATGA